DNA sequence from the Cupriavidus oxalaticus genome:
CGCAGGTGTTCGGCACCCCGACCATCTCGGACGGCATGTCGATGGGCACCGAGGGGATGAAGTACTCGCTGATCTCGCGCGAGGTCATCGCCGACTGCATCGAGACCGCGGCACAGGGCCAGTGGATGGACGGCGTGGTGGTGATCGGCGGCTGCGACAAGAACATGCCCGGCGGCATGATCGCGCTGGCCCGCACCAACGTGCCGGGCATCTATGTCTACGGCGGCACCATCAAGCCGGGCAACTGGAAGGGCAAGGACCTGACCATCGTGTCGTCGTTCGAGGCCGTGGGCGAATTCACCGCCGGGCGCATGAGCCAGGAAGACTTCGAGGGCGTGGAACAGAACGCCTGCCCGTCGACCGGATCGTGCGGCGGCATGTACACCGCCAACACCATGAGCTCGTCGTTCGAGGCGCTGGGCATGTCGCTGCTGTACTCGTCGACCATGGCCAACCCGGACCAGGAGAAGGTCGACAGCGCGGCCGAATCGGCGCGCGTGCTGGTCGAGGCGATCAAGCAGGACATCAAGCCGCGCGACATCATCACGCGCCAGTCGATCGAGAATGCCGTGGCGCTGATCATGGCCACCGGCGGCTCGACCAACGCGGTGCTGCACTACCTCGCCATCGCCCACGCCGCCGAGGTGGAATGGACCATCGAGGACTTCGAGCGCATCCGCCGCAAGGTGCCGGTGATCTGCAACCTGAAGCCTTCCGGCCAGTACGTGGCCACCGACCTGCACAAGGCGGGCGGCATCCCGCAGGTCATGAAGATCCTGCTGAAGGCCGGCCTGCTGCATGGCGACTGCCTGACCATTACGGGCCGCACGCTGGCCGAAGAACTCGAACACGTGCCGGACACCCCGCGCGCCGACCAGGATGTAATCCTGCCCATCGACAAGGCGCTCTACAAGGAAGGCCACCTCGCCATCCTGAAGGGCAACCTGGCCGAGGAAGGCGCGGTCGCCAAGATCACCGGACTGAAGAACCCCGTCATCACCGGCCCGGCGCGCGTGTTCGAGGACGAGCAGAGCGCGATGGAAGCCATCCTGGCCGACAAGATCAACGCCGGCGACGTGCTGGTGCTGCGCTACCTCGGTCCCAAGGGCGGCCCGGGCATGCCGGAAATGCTGGCGCCGACCTCGGCCATCATCGGCAAGGGACTGGGCGAATCGGTCGGGTTTATCACCGATGGCCGCTTTTCGGGTGGTACCTGGGGCATGGTGGTCGGCCACGTGGCGCCTGAGGCGGCGGTGGGCGGCACGATCGCGCTGGTGCGGGAAGGGGACTCGATCACCATCGACGCGCACAAGCTGCTGCTGCAGCTGAACGTGCCGGAGGAAGAGCTGGCGAAGCGGCGTGCCGACTGGAAGGCGCCGGGGCCGCGCTATACGCGTGGGGTGCTGGCGAAGTTTTCGAAGCTGGCGTCGACGGCCAGCAAGGGTGCAGTGACGGATTGAGGCGCACTTGCCGGATGAGAAAAGCCCGCAATCCCGCGGGCTTTTTTGTTGGCTGAGGCGTCTTGCATGCCGGCCGCGCCAAGGGGGGCGACGGCTCGCTTCAATCCCCGCCCGGCGTCCGCTCGATCTCCTCCAGGGTGGCGTCCAGCCACTCCACCAGCCGGGCCTCCAGCGACTGCGTCAGCTCGCTGGCGAGCTGCGCCGTCAGCGGCGCCAGCCGCGCCTGCAGCGTGGCTTCGGTATGGGCCTCGACCACCTGCGGCCACTCGGTGCGAAAGCGCAGCATCACGCGCGACAGCAGCTCGCTGCGCATGGCGCGCAGGTCGTCCTCGCCGGGATCGGTCGCCGCTGCCGGGGCTTGCGGCGCCGGTGCTTCGGCCTGCGGCTCCGCGCTATCGCCAGTATCGCCCACATGCATGACCATGCCGGATTCGGCCATGCCGAAGGTATCGATGACGCCCTCCTGCGTAGCGGCCTGCGGCTGCGCCGCCGATTCCGCATCCGGCAGTTCGACCACCTCCGTCAGCAGCGGAATGCTGTCGTTGGGCCCCGGCCGCGGAATCACCCGCGATGTGGTGCGTTCGCTCATGCTGCGTCTCCCTTGGGCTGGCCGATATCGTGATGAGTCAGCGGATAGCCGCGTTCGCGGTAGAAGCGGTAGCGCTGGCGGCCGGCTTCGCGGGCGGCGTCGCCGGACCCCACCACTTCAATCAGGCGTTCGAAACTGGCGAATTGCGCCGGCGGCTGGTCGGACAGGTTGATCAGCAGCTGGTGGTGCGGCACGCCCTCGGTGGTGGCGGCCAGCAGGATCGGCGTGACCGCCGCATTGGGGTGTTCAAGCCCGCAATGCGGCAGGAAATCCAGCGCCGAAAAGGTCCACAGGCGCGCATCCAGGTCCGCCAGCTGCGCCGGCGCGCCGTGGATCACTACCTTCTGGCCGGCGCCGTAGGCCTTGCGGACCAGCCGGCAGACATAGCCGAGCAGGTCCGGCACGTTGCTGTGGAAGTCGATGCGCGTCATGGGCGTTTGCTGCTTGCGTTGCCGGGATGGCTGACTGCTGCCGTCAGGCCGCGCGGTCCATCAGGAACTGCGTCAGCAGCGGCACCGGGCGGCCGGTGGCGCCCTTGGCCGCGCCGCTCTTCCAGGCCGTGCCGGCGATGTCCAGGTGGGCCCAGTCGTACTTCTCGGTAAAGCGCGACAGGAAGCAGGCCGCGGTCACGCTGCCCGCCGGGCGCCCGCCGATATTGGCCATGTCGGCGAAGTTGGACTTGAGCTGGTCCTGGTACTCGTCATCGAGCGGCATGCGCCAGGCGGTATCCATGGCATGGCGGCCGGCCTGCAGCAGCTGGTCGGCCAGCATGTCGGAGCGCGAGTACAGGCCGCTGTTCTGGTGGCCCAGCGCGATGATGCAGGCGCCGGTCAGCGTGGCCACGTCGATCACCGCGGCCGGCTTGAAGCGCTCGACGTAGGTCAGCGCGTCGCAGAGGATCAGGCGGCCCTCGGCGTCGGTGTTCAGGATCTCGATGGTCTGGCCCGACATGCTGGTGACGACATCGCCCGGCTTGGTGGCGACGCCGCTGGGCATGTTCTCGCAGGTCGGCACCACGGCCACGACGTTGAGCTTCAGGCCCATCTCGGCCACGGCCTGGATGGTGCCCAGCACCGAGGCGGCGCCGCACATGTCGTACTTCATCTCGTCCATGCCCTCGCCCGGCTTGAGCGAGATGCCGCCGGTGTCGAAGGTGATGCCCTTGCCCACCAGCACCACCGGCGCCTGCTTGGCACCGGCGCCGTCATAGCGAAGCACGATGAACTGCGGCGGCTCCTCGCTGCCCTTGGTCACGGCCAGGAAGGCGCCCATGTTGAGCGCCTCGATCTGCTTGCGGCCCAGCACTTCGGCCTTGAGCTTGTGGCGCTTGGCGATGCTGCGCGCGGCATTGGCCAGGTAGGTCGGGGTGCAGATATTGGACGGCAGGTTGCCCAGGTCACGCGTCACTTCCATGCCGTTGGCGATGGCGGTGCCGCGCACAGCGGCCTGGGTGGCGGCGCGGGCGTCACTGCTGTCGACCGCGATCACGACCTTGCGCAGCGACGACTTGTCGGCGCCGTTGGGCTTGCCGTTGGCATTGGCGCGCTTCAGGCCGGGGTGGCGCTCGAGCAACCGGTAGCCGGCGTCGCGCACCAGCGTGATGGTGCTGATGATGGCCCACGAAACGTCGCGCTGCTGCGGCGCCTGCTGCGCCAGGCACCACAGCGCGGTGGTGGCGCGCGTGGACGACAAGGCACGCACCGCGGTGCGCACGGCGTCGGCAAAGGCCTTGTCCGAGAACTCGGCTTCCTTGCCCAGGCCCACCAGCAGCACGCGCGCGGCGCCGACGCCGGCCACTTCGTGCAGCATCAGGTGGGTGCCGCGCTTGCCTTCGAAATCGCCCTGCTTGACCAGCCGCGCCACCAAGCCCTTGGTGGCCGTGTCCAGCGCCTTGGCCACGCCGGCAAGGTTCTGGCCCTCGAACAGGCCGACCACGAGGCAGTCGGTCTTGGTCGCCAGGAAACCATTTTGGCCGGCTTTGCTCCAATCCAGGGCTTTTGTGCTAAATTCCATCGCGCTTCCTTCCAGGGTCTCGTTAGACACGAAAGCCTCCATTATCCGCGATTTTTACCCCGCGACCTGCCGCCGCTGATACGCCCCGGTCACGCTGACAGCCAATTGTGCTGCCGGCCCACTGTTCTGCCAGGCACCTCGCACGGCACATCGCCCGCTCCGGCCGGCAGCCCGGAACCGAACCCGCATGATCCTTCAACAAGCCCTGCGACGCGAGCTCGCCTACACCGCCGGGGCGGTGTTCCTGGTGATGCTGACCTTCATGCTCACGTCGCTCGTGATCCGCATCCTGGGGATGGCCGCCAGCGGCAAGGCCAGCCCCAACGACGTGCTGATGCTGATCGGCCTGGCCACCATCGGCTACCTGTCCATCCTGCTGTCGGCCACGCTGTTTATCTCGACCCTGATCGTGCTCACGCGCTGGTACAAGGATTCCGAGATGGTGGTGTGGTTCTCGGCCGGCATCTCGCTGCGCGACCTGGTCAAGCCGGTGCTGCAGTTCGCCGCGCCGTTCATCCTGCTGGCGCTGCTGCTGGGCATGTTCGCCTGGCCTTGGGCCAACCAGCAGAGCGCGCTGTTCCGCGACCGCTTCGAGCAGCGCGGGGTGATGTCGATGATCGCCGCCGGCCGCTTCATCGAGCCCGCCAAGGCCAACTACGTTCTGTTCATCGAGGGCATGGACCCCGACATGAAGCATGCGCGCAATGTCTTCGTCGCCAATTCCGAAGCCGACAAGATCGGCGTGGCGCTGGCGCACCAGGGCAAGTTCGAGACCATGCCCAATGGCGACCGCATGGTGGTGATGGAGAACGGCCGCCGCTATTCCGGCACGCCCGGCCAGATCGACTACCGCATCGTCGAGTTCGAACGCTACGCGGTCAAGGTGGACAGCAAGCCGCCCGAGTCCGAAGCCAAGCTGCCGCCCAAGAGCCGCGACACCATCGAACTGATCCGCAACCCCACGCGCGAGAACCTGGGCGAGCTGATCTGGCGCATCTCGCTGCCGATCCTGGCCTTTAACTTCGTGATGATCGCGATCCCGCTGGCCTACGTGAACCCGCGCCTGGGCCGCTATACCCCGCTGGTGTTCGCGGTGCTGATCTACCTGACGTACAGCAACCTGATCAACCTGACGCAGTCCTGGGTGCGCAACGGCTCGGTGCCGTTCTGGCTGGCCTGGTGGCCGATCCACCTGACGGTGTTCCTGGCGGCGCTGGTGCTGTTCCGCTACCGGCAGAACCGCAGCCTGGGCGGCTGGCGCGCCGTGTTCGGCCTGAAACGGCGCAATGCCGCCACCAGCGGGAGCCAGGCATGAGGATCCTGCGCGTCTATGAACGCTACTTCGGGCGGCTGGTCTATGGCGTGTTCGCCTTCATCCTGTTTGCGGTGCTGTCGCTGTTCGTGTTCTTCGACATGCTCAACGAGCTGGAGAACGTCAACGCCCAGTACACCTCGCTGGTGGCGCTGCTCCACGTGCTGCTGCAGGCCCCTACCCGCGTCTACGAGGTGCTGCCGATCGCAGTGCTGATCAGTGCGATCTACGTGTTTTCGCAGCTGGCCAGCCAGTCCGAGTTCACCATCTTCCGCGTCGCCGGCCTGAATACCCGGCAGGCGCTGTTCTCACTGTTCAAGCTGGCGGTGCCGCTGGCGATCGTGACCTTTCTCTTCGGCGAGTTCATCGGCCCGCGCGCGGAGCAGTACGCGCAGAAGATCAAGCTCGAGGCGATCGGCGCGACGGTGTCGGCGGGCTTCCGTTCCGGCGTCTGGGTCAAGGACCGCGACCAGGATCCGGCCGTCGGCGGCGAGATCACCCGCTTCGTCAATGTGGCCGGGCTGCGGCCGGACCAGACCATCACCGGCATCACCATCTACGAGTTCGACCCGCAATACCGGCTGCGCGTGATCCGCGTGGCCCAGGAAGGCCGCTACCAGGGCGGCCAGTCATGGGAGTTGCAGGGGGTCAGCGAGACGCGCTTCAGCGAACTGGCGCCGCAGGCCGATCCGGCACAGCCCGCGCCGCCGCGTGATGCACTGGCGCCGGATTTCCGCGCCGAGCAGCTGAAATTCCCGCGCGTGGCGATGCACTCGGAGCTCACGCCGCAGATCCTGTCCGTGCTGCTGGTGACGCCGGAGCGGATGTCGACGCTGGACCTGTTCCGCTATATCCGCCACCTGCGCGACAACAAGCAGGACACGCAGCGCTACGAGATCGCGTTCTGGAAAAAGGTGATCTACCCGTTGACGCTGTTCGTGATGGTGGCGCTGGCGCTGCCCTTCGCCTACCTGCACGCGCGTGCCGGGGCGGTGGGCGTGAAGGTGTTCGGCGGCATCATGCTGGGGCTGTCGTTCCACCTGTCGAATACGCTGTTCTCGCACGTCGGCCTGCTGCACACGTGGCCGCCCATCATCTCCGCGCTGGTGCCAGGCACGCTCTACCTGATGGTGGCGCTGCTCGCGCTGCGCTGGGTCGACCGGCACTGAGGACGGCCATGGCAGCGTGCCACCGCGCCTTGGTCCTGTTCGCGCACGGCGCGCGCGATGCGCGCTGGCGCGAGCCGTTCGAGCGGCTGCGGCAGAAGCTGGCTGCCGCCCTGCCCGGCTGCGCGGTGCGGCTGGCATTCCTGGAACTGATGTCGCCGCTGCTGCCGGATACGCTGGCGGAACTCGCCGCGGACGGCGTGGCGGAAGTCACCGTGGTGCCGGTGTTCTTTGGTCAGGGCGGCCATATCCGGCGCGACCTGCCTGCCCTGCTCGACCAGTGCCGGCAGGCCCATCCCGGCCTGAAGATCCATTGCGCGGCCGCGGTCGGCGAGTCCGATGCGGTGCTGGATGCGATCGCGGCCTACTGCATGGCGTCGCTGCCTGGCGCGCCTTCCGTGCAGTCCTGAAGCGAAATGAAAAACCCCGTGCCGGCATCCCGGGACGGGGTCAGTAACACCGTTGGTTTGCTCCCCTCTCCCGCCTGCGGGAGAGGGGCCGGGGGTGAGGGCAGGCGCCTGGCAAGCACCATGAGGCCTCGCTTCGTGGAGGCTCCCGCCCTCACCCCCGCCCCTCTCCCATAAATGGGAGAGGGGAGAAAACGCTCGCTGTGCCAGCGCGAAGCCCGGAAATCAGGCAGCGCGCTGCGCACGCACTTCAGTCACGCCCGCATCCTCCCGCGGCGACTCTGTCGCGCGCGCGGCCAGCGCCGCGCCGATCATCAGCAAACTGGGCTGCACCGGGTCGATCCACGCCGCGGCCTCACCCGCCGCCATCCGGCCCAGCGTGAATTCACGGCTGCGCTGGCGCGGCGTGCTGACGGCTTCCACCACCCACGCCGGTGTCGACGCGGGCTTGCCGTGCGCGATCAGCTGCGCGGCGATCGAGGCGGCCTGGTCGCGGCCCATGTAGTAGACCAAGGTGTCGGCCTTGACCGCGGCTTCGATATCGGGCGAGCCCTCGCCGTCCGCCGCCTTGGCCTGCGTGGCAAACGCCACGCTGCGCGACACGCCGCGCCTGGTCAGCGGCTTGCCGATGGCGGAAGCGGCAGCCAGCGCCGCGGTGATGCCGGGCACCACCTCATACTCGATGCCGGCCGCTTCCAGCGCCTGCAGTTCCTCGTCGGCGCGGCCGAACAGCATCGGGTCGCCGCCCTTCAGGCGCACCACGCGTTCGTACTTGCTGGCGAGGTCCACGATCTGGCGGTTGATGAACAGCTGCGCGGTGGAGCGCTGGCCGCAGCGCTTGCCGACTTCGACCAGCTCCGCCTGCGGACACCAGGCCAGCATCTCCGGCGACACCAGTGCATCGTGCAGCACCACCTGGGCTTCGCCCAAAAGCCGTGCACCACGCACCGTAATGAGGTCTGCCGCACCGGGGCCTGCCCCGATGAGGAACACCTTGCCGTAAGTCTTCTGTGCCTGCTTGCCCATCTCCAGCCCCTCGTCCGCGTGTTCCTGTTGATTACCGATCAGGAGAACGCACGGATCATGCCTGCGGCCACCGTGTGGTTAGTCGCCTCGTCGATCAGCACGAAGGCGCCCGTCGCCGGGTTGTCGCCATAGGCATCGCACACGATCGGCTTCTGCAACGAGATCTGCACCGAACCGATATCGTTCAGGCGGATGTCATGGCGGCCGGTCTCGTGCGACAGCGTGTGCACGTCCAGCACGCGATCCACCGACGACACGCGCGCGAACACGCTGGCCGTGGTGTGCTTGAGCACGTACTTGCGCGACGGGTTCAGCGACTCGTCGTCGAACCAGCACAGGTCGGCCTGCAGCTTCTTCGCGGATGACGTGGTGGCATCGGCGGCAACAAACATATCACCGCGTGATACATCGACGTCCTCGGCCAGGCGCACGGTGACCGTGTCGCCGACGTTGGCCGATTCCGCGGCGCCGTTGGGAGTCAGCACTTCGGCCACCACGGCTTCGCGGTTGGCGGGCAGCACGCGCAGCTTCTGGCCGACGCGCACGGTGCCGGCTTCGACGCGGCCGGCATAACCGCGGAAGTCGTCCGACTGCGAACCGTCCTGGCGGATCACCAGCTGCACCGGGAAGCGCAGCGCGGCGTCGTCCTCGGGCGCGGCTTCTTCCACCGGCAGCTCTTCCAGCAGCGGCAGCAGCGGCTCGCCCTGGTACCACGGCATGGCGTCGCTCTCGTGCACGATGTTGTCGCCGCGCAGCGCGGACACCGGCACGTAGCGCACGTCCTTCAGGCCCAGCTGCCCGGCCAGTTCGGCGTAGGCGGTGCGGATCTCGTTGAAGGTCTGCTCGCTGTAGTCGACCAGGTCCATCTTGTTGACGGCGACGATCACGTGCTGGATTTCCAGCAGCTTCAGGATCGCCGAGTGGCGCTTGGTCTGCGCCAGCAGTTCGGCGCGGCCGTCGGTGACGGTCACGCGGGTGGCATCGACCAGCACGATGGCCGCATGCGCGGTCGAGGCGCCGGTGACCATGTTGCGGGTGTACTGCTCGTGGCCCGGCGTGTCCGCGATGATGAACTTGCGGCGCGCGGTCGAGAAGTAGCGGTAGGCCACGTCGATGGTGATGCCCTGCTCGCGCTCGGCTTCGAGGCCGTCGGTCAGCAGCGAGAAGTCGATCTGCTCGCCGGCGGTGCGCTTGTTCTTGGCGTTGGCCAGCGCGGTCAGCTGGTCGGACAGCACGGCCTTGCTGTCGTACAGCAGGCGGCCGATCAGGGTGCTCTTGCCGTCGTCGACGGAGCCGGCGGTGATGAAGCGCAGCAGGCCTTGATGAGTTGCTTGGTGAGTCATGTCTGAATCCTTTGCTGCGTGCGGCTTAGAAGTAGCCTTCCTTCTTGCGGCGCTCCATCGAAGCTTCGCTGGTCTGGTCGTCCATGCGGGTGGCGCCGCGCTCGGTGATTTCGGTCACCGCGGTCTCGGCGATGATCGCTTCCGGCGAATCGGCAACGCTGGCCACCGGGCAGGTGCAGCTGATGTCGCCCACGGTGCGGAAGCGGACCGACAGCACTTCGCTGACGTCGCCGTCCTGCTTCGGGGTGATCGGCGTGACCGGCACCAGCAGGCCGTTCTTGCGCACCACTTCGCGCTGGTGCGAATAGTAGATCGGCGGCAGCGCCAGCTTTTCGCGGGCGATGTACTGCCACACGTCCAGCTCGGTCCAGTTCGAGATCGGGAACACGCGCATCTGCTCGCCCTGCGCCATGCGGGCGTTGTACAGGCTCCACAGCTCGGGGCGCTGGGCCTTCGGGTCCCACTGGCCGAACTCGTCGCGGAACGAGAAGATGCGTTCCTTGGCGCGGGCCTTCTCTTCGTCGCGGCGGGCGCCGCCCATCAGCGCGTCGAACTGGTGCGCCTCGATGGTTTCCAGCAGCGTCACGGCCTGCGCGGCGTTGCGCGAATCGGTGTCCTTGCGCAGGCGCACGGTGCCGCGCTTGATCGAATCCTCGACGTGGCCCACCACCAGGCGCGCGCCCAGTTCGGCCACGCGCTGGTCGCGGAACGCGATCACTTCCGGGTAGTTGTGGCCGGTGTCGATATGCACCAGCGGGAACGGCAGCTCGATCTTGCGCTCGCCCAGGCGGAAGGCCTTCAGCGCCAGGTGCAGCATCACGATCGAGTCCTTGCCGCCGGAGAACAGCAGCGCCGGGTTGCGGCACTCGGCCACCACCTCGCGGATGATGTAGATCGATTCCGCTTCGAGGCGGTCGAGATGGTCGTTCTGTACCTGCAACAGGTGGGCCACACTGGAGGTGGCTTCTGCGATGTCGTTCATGATGCCCATTTTTTTACCGGCCTCAATGCTTGATGTTCTGTTCGTGGAGCCCGCACTCCTTCGAGTCCTTGCTCTCCCACCACCACCGTCCCGCGCGCACGTCCTCGCCCGCGCGCACCGCGCGCGTACAGGGCTCGCAGCCGATGCTGGGATAACCCTTGGCGTGCAGGTCGTTGACCGGCACGTTGTGGCGCTTCAGGTAGGCCCACACCTCCGGCTCGGTCCAGTCCGCCAGCGGATTGAACTTGGGGATGCCGCGGGCTTCGTCCTGTTCCTCGAACGGCAGCTCGGCGCGCGTCACGGCCTGCTCGCGGCGCTGGCCGGTCAGCCAGGCGTCCGCGTGCGACAGCGCGCGATTGAGCGGCTCGACCTTGCGGATGCCGCAGCATTCCTTGCGCAGGTCGATGCTGTCGTAGAAGCCGTTCAGGCCGTGCTTCTTCAGGTAGTTCTCGACCGCCTCGGCGTCCGGCGTGTACTGCTCGATGCTGTAGCCGTAGTGCGACTGCACCTTGTCGAGCACCGCCACCGTCTCGGCGTGCAGGCGTCCGGTCTGCAGCGTGAAGACACGGATGCCAGCGCGCACGGCGGGGGACCCGCGCAGGATGGCATCGGTCAGCACCATGTCTTCGGCCGCCAGGCTGGAGGCAAAGCGCGCGCGGAAGAAACGCGCGGCGATGCCGGCCAGGCGCTCGCCCAGTTCGCGCTCCTTCTGCTCCAGCGCCTCGAGGCTGCCGGTGTACTCGGGCGCGACCCACAGCGCGGGCGGGCGCAGCGCGGATACCGCGCCGGCATCCACCACCGGGATATCGCTCAGCACCGTGCTCATGCCGTGGCCTTCGGTTGCACGGCGCCGCCTTCGGTGCGGGCGCGGCGGAACAGCGGCAGCGGCTCGTCGACCGACGCCTGGTAGGTCACGGTGAACTCGGTGAAGCCCTTGATGGCGTCCTCGATGTTCTTGTCGGCACGAACCGCGAAGGCATCGAAGCCGCAGCGCTTCATGAAATTGAGCTGGTCGCGCAGCACGTCGCCGACGGCGCGCAGCTGGCCTTCCCACTTGTAGCGGGTGCGCAGCAGGTAGGCCGTGGAGAAACCGCGGCCATCGCGGAACACCGGGAAGTCCACCGCCACCAGCGACACGCGGTCGAAGTATGCGGCGGCATCGCCCGGCTCGTCTTCCGGCGCCAGCCACACGCCCGTGCGGGCGGCGTCGCGGCCGGCCAGCAGCGCTTCATTGGCCTTCCACACCGACAGCGGAAACAGCACCGCGTCCTGGCCTTGCACCGCGGCGGCGATGCGCTCTTCGGTCAGCGGTTGCTCTTCAGTGGCGCGCAGCACGGTCCAGTTGTCTTCCACGATCACCGGGGTGACGTTCGCACTGCCCGTTGCATCCTGGCGTTGCAGTTGAATGATCTTTGCCATGTTCAGTCTCTCCGGTCCTCAGGCTTCGGCGCGCTCGCGCGGCTGCTTGTCGGCATAGACGCGCTCCTTGAACGGGGCGATGCCGATGCGGGACAGGGTTTCGATAAAGCGTTCGTCTTCGATGCGGTTGGCCACGAAGGTGTCGATGATGCGGGTCACCACTTCGGGCATTTCCTCGGCGCTGAACGACGGGCCGATCACCTTGCCCAGCGCGGTCTGGTTGCCCTGGGCGCCGCCCAGCGTGACCTGGTACCACTCCGAACCATCCTTGTCGACGCCCAGCACGCCGATGTTGCCGACGTGGTGGTGGCCGCAGGCGTTGATGCAGCCCGAGATGTTCAGCGAGATCTCGCCCAGGTCATAGACATAGTCCAGGTCGTCGAAACGATCCTGGATCGCCTGCGCGATGGGGATCGACTTGGCGTTGGCCAGCGAGCAGAAGTCGCCACCCGGGCAGGCGATGATGTCGGTCA
Encoded proteins:
- the cysD gene encoding sulfate adenylyltransferase subunit CysD: MGIMNDIAEATSSVAHLLQVQNDHLDRLEAESIYIIREVVAECRNPALLFSGGKDSIVMLHLALKAFRLGERKIELPFPLVHIDTGHNYPEVIAFRDQRVAELGARLVVGHVEDSIKRGTVRLRKDTDSRNAAQAVTLLETIEAHQFDALMGGARRDEEKARAKERIFSFRDEFGQWDPKAQRPELWSLYNARMAQGEQMRVFPISNWTELDVWQYIAREKLALPPIYYSHQREVVRKNGLLVPVTPITPKQDGDVSEVLSVRFRTVGDISCTCPVASVADSPEAIIAETAVTEITERGATRMDDQTSEASMERRKKEGYF
- a CDS encoding phosphoadenylyl-sulfate reductase; this translates as MSTVLSDIPVVDAGAVSALRPPALWVAPEYTGSLEALEQKERELGERLAGIAARFFRARFASSLAAEDMVLTDAILRGSPAVRAGIRVFTLQTGRLHAETVAVLDKVQSHYGYSIEQYTPDAEAVENYLKKHGLNGFYDSIDLRKECCGIRKVEPLNRALSHADAWLTGQRREQAVTRAELPFEEQDEARGIPKFNPLADWTEPEVWAYLKRHNVPVNDLHAKGYPSIGCEPCTRAVRAGEDVRAGRWWWESKDSKECGLHEQNIKH
- a CDS encoding DUF934 domain-containing protein — protein: MAKIIQLQRQDATGSANVTPVIVEDNWTVLRATEEQPLTEERIAAAVQGQDAVLFPLSVWKANEALLAGRDAARTGVWLAPEDEPGDAAAYFDRVSLVAVDFPVFRDGRGFSTAYLLRTRYKWEGQLRAVGDVLRDQLNFMKRCGFDAFAVRADKNIEDAIKGFTEFTVTYQASVDEPLPLFRRARTEGGAVQPKATA